Proteins encoded by one window of Streptomyces uncialis:
- a CDS encoding fibronectin type III domain-containing protein produces MNPARRTTATALVLATAGGVLHATAAPASAAVSCTSPVFKRQVFANTTFAGTPKKTDCDSAIDQNWGTGAPASRVPKDNFGVRWTVTRDFGSGGPFTLNVAAQDGIRVYLDNSRKVDLWRNVSATQKKTVNINVPSGKHTLRVDFVNWSGKANVKFGYQPRTAASVDRVKPLAPTAPAVSYSASTGKAELTWAKNKEMDLADYRVFRRAKGAAFSTRPLATTISTTYTDTTLPKNGDVYYYEVRARDKAGNQSAGTADKGVTTADRTAPDRVRGISAEGTTAGNTVHWLASSKDVRHYEVSGAPVGQQDADGPVVVPGTSYTDPAAVAGTPVTYTVRAVDAAGNKSAVSQPVSVTRPAASAVPAPSALRAEPLDAFTDVTWSGADGSDAAVTGFHVYRRTASTGAWALVGKAAASATSYQDTSAPKGRAYYYVVAVDDGDAESAPSGTTTLDRRTPATSDGPRAPRLDLISSGSTRSPIMVGIKPGAGDEKRLLSGYSWNISGACGDSGLGGMTTTTTISWTPPYNGPCAVTVFAVDTYGRQGETAGQLEFMVNR; encoded by the coding sequence ATGAACCCAGCCAGACGCACCACCGCCACAGCCTTGGTCCTGGCCACGGCGGGCGGGGTGCTCCACGCCACTGCCGCGCCCGCCTCCGCGGCGGTGAGCTGTACCTCCCCTGTCTTCAAGCGGCAGGTCTTCGCGAACACCACGTTCGCCGGTACGCCGAAGAAGACGGACTGCGACTCCGCGATCGACCAGAACTGGGGTACGGGCGCACCCGCGTCCCGCGTGCCGAAGGACAACTTCGGTGTTCGCTGGACCGTGACCCGCGACTTCGGCTCCGGTGGCCCGTTCACGCTGAACGTGGCCGCTCAGGACGGCATCCGGGTGTACCTCGACAACAGCCGCAAGGTCGATCTCTGGAGGAACGTCTCCGCGACACAGAAGAAGACCGTCAACATCAACGTCCCCTCCGGCAAGCACACCCTCCGGGTCGACTTCGTCAACTGGAGCGGAAAGGCGAACGTCAAGTTCGGCTACCAGCCGCGGACCGCGGCGTCGGTCGACAGGGTCAAGCCCCTTGCTCCGACGGCTCCGGCCGTGTCGTACAGCGCCTCGACCGGCAAGGCCGAGCTGACCTGGGCGAAGAACAAGGAGATGGACCTCGCGGACTACCGTGTGTTCCGCCGCGCCAAGGGAGCCGCCTTCAGCACCAGGCCGCTCGCGACGACGATCTCCACGACGTACACGGACACCACCCTGCCCAAGAACGGGGACGTGTACTACTACGAGGTACGGGCCCGCGACAAGGCAGGCAACCAGTCGGCGGGTACGGCCGACAAGGGCGTCACGACCGCCGACCGTACGGCGCCGGACCGGGTCAGGGGGATCTCGGCGGAGGGCACGACCGCGGGCAACACCGTCCACTGGCTGGCCTCCTCGAAGGACGTCCGCCACTACGAGGTGTCGGGCGCACCGGTGGGACAGCAGGACGCGGACGGCCCCGTCGTCGTCCCCGGCACCTCCTACACGGACCCGGCGGCGGTCGCCGGTACGCCCGTCACGTACACCGTGCGCGCGGTCGACGCGGCCGGGAACAAGTCCGCGGTGTCCCAGCCCGTCTCGGTCACCCGGCCCGCGGCTTCCGCCGTGCCCGCCCCGTCCGCGCTCCGGGCCGAACCCCTGGACGCCTTCACCGACGTCACCTGGTCCGGCGCCGACGGTTCCGACGCCGCGGTCACCGGTTTCCACGTCTATCGCCGCACAGCGTCGACCGGTGCCTGGGCCCTGGTGGGCAAGGCCGCCGCGTCCGCCACCTCGTACCAGGACACGTCGGCTCCGAAGGGCCGCGCGTACTACTACGTCGTGGCCGTGGACGACGGTGACGCCGAGTCGGCCCCGTCCGGCACGACCACCCTCGACCGCCGCACCCCGGCCACCAGCGACGGGCCGCGCGCACCGCGACTCGACCTGATCTCGTCGGGTTCCACCCGGTCACCCATCATGGTCGGCATCAAGCCCGGCGCGGGCGACGAGAAGAGGCTGCTGAGCGGCTACTCCTGGAACATCTCCGGCGCGTGCGGCGACAGCGGCCTGGGCGGCATGACGACGACCACCACGATCTCGTGGACACCCCCGTACAACGGCCCCTGCGCGGTGACCGTGTTCGCCGTGGACACGTACGGAAGGCAGGGCGAAACGGCCGGCCAACTGGAGTTCATGGTCAACCGCTGA
- a CDS encoding Shedu anti-phage system protein SduA domain-containing protein — translation MVKEARELTEHATVRERIDAVLHIMGGPGGTYGKGRPLVEALEDVAQEALLHEDIAFAQRFQRFAGYAGGSLFLDTVEYYYDEGARRRSEEYMRRMAALGAERAVAVLEALCADNPDASAADAHALFRGIARSTDHLGIGSGEGGIQLSTRDLKYLQRHGHMELVLRNLPRPATAETARMMSDVLADADAGMLAQLLELKARRAGLASLRAVVDHSDSSESALHACLKNQEWIFGGAYVAELARRQYTPETILDIPLLRGDGSLHVVELKRANIQDLVIRPSGHLMLGAPAHRAVSQAQNYLRAMDENRQTILARYGIDTRRASATVVIGHPQYVRGSITPQEVAETLRTYNTHMARIEVITYETLLESASRMLALSSAGQDPTPIEDPTA, via the coding sequence ATGGTCAAGGAGGCGCGGGAGCTCACCGAGCACGCCACCGTGCGGGAGCGGATCGACGCGGTTTTGCACATAATGGGTGGCCCTGGTGGGACGTACGGCAAGGGCAGACCGCTGGTGGAGGCCTTGGAGGATGTCGCCCAAGAGGCCCTTCTGCACGAGGACATCGCGTTCGCTCAGCGCTTCCAGAGGTTCGCCGGCTACGCCGGCGGCAGCCTCTTCCTCGACACCGTGGAGTACTACTACGACGAGGGGGCTCGGCGGCGCAGCGAGGAGTACATGCGGCGGATGGCCGCCTTGGGTGCCGAGCGAGCGGTGGCAGTCCTGGAGGCATTGTGCGCCGACAACCCTGACGCGAGCGCCGCCGATGCCCATGCCCTCTTTCGCGGCATCGCCCGATCTACCGACCATCTGGGAATCGGAAGCGGAGAGGGCGGGATCCAGCTGTCCACCAGGGACTTGAAGTACCTCCAGCGACATGGCCACATGGAGCTGGTCCTACGGAACCTGCCCCGGCCAGCCACCGCCGAGACCGCCCGGATGATGAGCGATGTCCTGGCGGACGCCGACGCGGGAATGCTGGCCCAACTGCTCGAACTGAAGGCCAGACGGGCCGGCCTTGCGTCCCTGCGTGCTGTGGTGGACCACTCGGACAGCTCCGAGAGCGCGCTCCACGCCTGTCTGAAGAACCAGGAGTGGATCTTCGGTGGTGCCTATGTGGCCGAGCTTGCCCGCCGTCAGTACACCCCCGAAACCATTCTCGACATCCCGCTGCTGCGTGGTGACGGATCTCTCCACGTGGTGGAACTCAAGCGCGCCAACATCCAGGACCTGGTGATCCGGCCCAGCGGCCACCTCATGCTGGGTGCGCCGGCACACCGCGCGGTCTCCCAGGCGCAGAACTACCTCCGGGCCATGGACGAGAACCGACAGACCATCCTCGCGCGGTACGGCATCGATACTCGCAGGGCCTCGGCGACGGTCGTGATCGGGCACCCGCAGTACGTGAGAGGGAGCATCACACCCCAGGAGGTCGCGGAGACGCTGCGAACCTACAACACGCACATGGCACGCATAGAAGTGATCACGTACGAGACCCTGCTGGAGTCGGCATCCCGGATGCTGGCGCTCTCGTCGGCAGGTCAGGACCCCACCCCGATCGAGGACCCCACGGCATGA